The Acinetobacter defluvii genome includes a region encoding these proteins:
- the rnc gene encoding ribonuclease III yields the protein MIKGQFKVSDPRLQRRIGYEFKQPELLQLALTHRSVSHKYNYERLEFLGDSLLGMIIANYLYHAYPQENEGRLTRMRATLVRQEALGKIANDLKLSTSLILSTGELKSGGHHRESILADTVEAIIGAIYTDCQDLPALRNIVLKWYEPYLENIEPTDQLKDPKSRLQEYLQARKKPLPSYEVVDIQGDAPNQHFKVECLVDGLPKMMGEGSSRRFAEQAVAADFLKLLEQ from the coding sequence TTGATCAAAGGTCAGTTCAAAGTAAGTGATCCTCGCTTACAGCGTCGTATCGGCTATGAATTTAAACAACCTGAGTTACTCCAGCTTGCGCTGACCCATCGTTCAGTCAGCCATAAGTACAACTATGAACGCTTAGAATTTTTAGGTGATTCATTGTTGGGTATGATTATTGCAAATTATTTATATCATGCTTATCCACAGGAAAATGAAGGGCGTTTAACACGTATGCGTGCGACGTTAGTACGTCAAGAAGCTTTAGGTAAAATTGCCAATGACTTAAAATTAAGCACCAGTTTAATTTTAAGTACAGGTGAATTGAAATCAGGCGGTCATCATCGTGAGTCAATATTGGCAGATACGGTAGAAGCGATTATTGGTGCGATTTATACGGATTGTCAGGATTTGCCTGCATTGCGCAATATTGTTCTAAAATGGTATGAACCATATTTGGAGAATATTGAGCCTACAGATCAACTCAAAGATCCAAAATCACGTCTCCAAGAATATCTACAAGCTCGTAAAAAGCCATTACCAAGTTATGAGGTTGTAGATATTCAGGGTGATGCACCAAATCAGCATTTTAAAGTAGAATGCTTAGTAGACGGCCTGCCTAAAATGATGGGTGAGGGTTCAAGCCGCCGATTTGCAGAACAGGCAGTGGCGGCAGATTTTTTAAAGTTATTGGAGCAGTAA
- a CDS encoding DUF4845 domain-containing protein: MRKSQQGASYISILLGIVVFAFIVKATLALWPSYWDDRVIDNQIEQLMQESSTDITPSKFESQMSQRLDMNNIRDIQFKDIATVSTDNGLTVTKKYEVRKPFFMNIDLVQTFEKSFDQRSVQSK, translated from the coding sequence ATGCGTAAATCTCAACAAGGTGCATCGTATATTTCGATTTTATTAGGAATCGTGGTTTTTGCTTTTATCGTTAAAGCGACATTAGCACTGTGGCCATCGTATTGGGATGATCGTGTGATCGATAATCAAATTGAGCAACTGATGCAAGAAAGCTCAACGGATATCACACCATCTAAATTTGAAAGTCAAATGAGTCAACGTTTAGACATGAACAATATTCGAGATATTCAATTTAAGGATATTGCGACTGTGTCAACGGATAATGGCTTAACAGTGACTAAAAAATATGAAGTAAGAAAGCCATTTTTTATGAATATTGATTTAGTCCAAACATTCGAGAAGAGTTTTGATCAAAGGTCAGTTCAAAGTAAGTGA